In Dromaius novaehollandiae isolate bDroNov1 chromosome 16, bDroNov1.hap1, whole genome shotgun sequence, one genomic interval encodes:
- the ZGPAT gene encoding zinc finger CCCH-type with G patch domain-containing protein yields MDEESLEAAIHSYGAQLQQVERALGAGLDPSQHADLIQLQEDLKQLIELTESSLVSIKKSKLLATLDPSASSSSPVGPLEREANLDSSTQDEEYAAFKEAIAELGTEHKPPATNVELSSKREEQTDEKSESKYSEEEEEEEEESDREEEELSGMKVKAPYYSSWGTLEYHNAMIVGTEYLEDGSAGVRVLYLYPTHKSLKPCPFFLDDKCRFKENCRFSHGQVVSVEELQPFQEPNLSTLEVGSACLAKHSDGIWYTAKITDIDSGYYTVKFDSLLLKEAVVEGDGIIPPLRSEDGASSAESDEDSVDDSGYAKVIDSAIPENGEWTPACSSSFGGWEAHTRGIGSKLLAQMGYEFGKGLGKNSEGRVEPVQAVVLPRGKSLDQCAEVLQKKKQGKLDPGKPRKCQGKGNSAGRSPAGSRKPSRNVFDFLNEKLRGKSTGEKAGGTALPQRNSKEIYHASKSTKKALSVRLFQTMEKIEQTQKDIRGIQQALARNIGRHSVATAQLEEKLANAHKQLGQLQAQEASLQREQKKADTHKKMTEF; encoded by the exons ATGGACGAGGAGAGCCTGGAGGCCGCCATCCACAGCTACGGCgcccagctgcagcaggtggAGCGGGCCCTGGGGGCCGGCCTCGACCCCTCGCAGCACGCTGACTTGATTCAGCTGCAGGAAGACCTAAAGCAGCTGATAGAACTGACTGAATCTAGCCTGGTGTCTATTAAAAAGAGCAAACTTCTGGCTACGTTAGATCCGAgcgcatcctcctcctcccctgtaGGCCCCCTCGAGCGGGAGGCCAACCTAGACAGTTCCACCCAAGATGAGGAATATGCTGCTTTTAAAGAAGCCATTGCTGAGCTTGGAACTGAGCACAAACCTCCAGCTACTAACGTTGAGCTATCATCAAAGAGAGAGGAACAAACTGATGAGAAAAGTGAATCAAAGTAcagtgaagaggaggaggaggaggaggaggagtctgacagagaggaggaggagttgAGTGGGATGAAGGTTAAAGCCCCATACTACAGTTCTTGGGGGACCCTGGAGTACCATAATGCCATGATTGTGGGCACAGAATACTTGGAAGATGGCAGTGCAGGAGTCAGAGTGCTGTATCTCTATCCAACGCACAAGTCTTTGAAGCCGTGTCCATTCTTCTTGGATGACAAATGCAGATTTAAAGAGAACTGTCG GTTTTCCCATGGGCAAGTGGTGTCTGTGGAAGAGCTTCAGCCATTTCAGGAGCCCAATCTGAGCACTCTGGAGGTGGGCTCGGCTTGCCTAGCAAAACACAGTGATGGAATATGGTACACTGCAAAAATAACTG ACATCGACAGTGGCTACTACACTGTGAAGTTTGATTCCCTTCTGCTGAAGGAAGCTGTTGTAGAAGGAGACGGTATCATTCCCCCGTTACGAAGCGAAGATGGCGCCTCCTCTGCTGAATCTGATGAAGATAGCGTTGATGATTCTGGCTACGCTAAAG TGATAGATTCAGCCATCCCAGAGAACGGGGAATGGACTCCAGCTTGCAGTTCCTCTTTCGGTGGCTGGGAAGCCCATACTCGTGGAATTGGCTCCAAACTGCTTGCTCAGATGGGATATGAATTTGGAAAAG GTTTAGGGAAGAATTCTGAGGGACGCGTGGAGCCGGTGCAGGCCGTAGTGCTTCCTCGAGGGAAGTCCCTTGACCAGTGTGCTGAGGTgcttcagaagaagaaacaggGGAAGCTGGACCCAGGCAAACCAAGAAAATGCCAAGGAAAGGGAAACAGTGCTGGCCGGTCCCCTGCGGGCAGCCGTAAGCCTTCCCGCAATGTGTTTGACTTTTTGAATGAGAAACTGCGGGGGAAGAGCACtggagagaaggctggagggaCAGCGTTGCCGCAGAGGAACAGCAAAGAGATCTACCATGCTAGCAAGAGCACCAAGAAGGCCCTGAGCGTCCGCCTCTTCCAGACAATGGAAAAGATTGAACAAACGCAGAAGGATATCAGAGGAATCCAGCAGGCCTTGGCACGCAACATTGGACG GCACAGCGTTGCTACAGCTCAGCTGGAGGAGAAACTGGCTAATGCTCAcaagcagctggggcagctgcaggcCCAGGAAGCCAGTCTGCAGcgggagcagaagaaagcagacacacacaaaaaaatgactgAGTTCTAG